One Mycobacterium marseillense DNA window includes the following coding sequences:
- a CDS encoding enoyl-CoA hydratase/isomerase family protein, which produces MSEMSEEASGIVCAIDNDGVARVTINRPEAGNSLSPLARDAVTEAFVRANENPAVRAVLLNATGSRHFCAGAGLAPRPDGAAAAAGPTSRRPGDIARMLQQGWQRLVASILDCDKPVVAAVKGTAAGAGASLVLACDLVVMSREAKLVEAFVQRGILPDSGAIYLLTRIVGLRKATELLMLGEPVDAAACERLGLVNRVTAPDDTDAVAEELAGRLAAGPTVMLSLTKRLLSVSSESDRHRAFEQEAWAQEVVSRTADLQEGLASFAERRAPRFLGR; this is translated from the coding sequence GTGAGCGAGATGTCAGAAGAAGCATCCGGAATCGTGTGTGCGATCGACAACGATGGTGTCGCACGGGTGACGATAAATCGCCCGGAAGCGGGAAACTCGTTGTCGCCGTTGGCGCGTGACGCCGTGACGGAGGCCTTCGTGCGGGCCAATGAAAACCCCGCAGTCCGCGCGGTGCTGTTGAACGCCACTGGTAGTAGGCACTTCTGCGCCGGCGCTGGACTCGCACCGCGGCCGGATGGCGCGGCGGCCGCCGCCGGGCCGACATCAAGGCGCCCCGGCGACATCGCGCGGATGCTTCAGCAGGGTTGGCAGCGGCTGGTCGCCTCCATTCTCGACTGTGATAAGCCGGTGGTCGCCGCGGTCAAGGGTACCGCCGCCGGGGCCGGCGCGAGTCTGGTTCTGGCGTGCGACCTGGTCGTGATGTCAAGGGAGGCAAAGCTTGTCGAGGCATTCGTGCAACGCGGGATCCTGCCGGATTCCGGTGCCATCTACCTTTTGACGCGCATCGTGGGCCTGCGCAAGGCGACCGAACTGTTGATGCTCGGTGAGCCGGTCGATGCGGCCGCGTGCGAAAGGCTCGGCCTGGTCAACCGCGTGACCGCTCCGGACGACACCGACGCGGTCGCCGAGGAACTCGCCGGCCGTTTAGCCGCGGGGCCGACGGTGATGCTGTCGCTGACCAAGCGGCTGTTGTCGGTGTCGTCGGAGTCTGATCGGCACCGCGCATTCGAGCAGGAGGCATGGGCGCAGGAGGTGGTGTCGCGCACGGCGGACCTTCAGGAAGGCCTCGCTTCCTTCGCCGAACGCCGCGCGCCCAGGTTTCTCGGTCGCTGA
- a CDS encoding enoyl-CoA hydratase/isomerase family protein — protein MSYPRVPGLLAEQQGPILRLTLDRADRRNAVNDVMLDAMIAHLAGAGIDESVRVIRIDANGPDFCAGADLIANNAKSERKPRVGSTQRRLPNKANRLIPLMLETQVPIVCVVRGWAIGLGFHIALASDFCVATDDARFWEPFMARGFTPDSGAAWLLPRLIGLVRTRRLLMLGQELTGAAAAEWGIIHGACASDELPSVAEQLVRELGEAPTVSLGLTKWLLHSGNGLDLDRHLQNEALALELSSRSEDFKEGLTAFRDKRDAEFSGR, from the coding sequence ATGAGTTACCCCCGTGTCCCTGGCCTTCTGGCCGAACAGCAGGGCCCGATCCTGCGGCTGACCCTCGACCGTGCCGACCGCCGCAATGCCGTCAACGACGTCATGCTCGACGCGATGATCGCTCATCTGGCCGGTGCCGGCATTGACGAATCGGTACGGGTCATCAGGATCGATGCCAACGGACCGGACTTCTGCGCGGGTGCGGACCTGATCGCCAACAACGCAAAATCCGAACGCAAACCGCGTGTGGGCAGTACGCAGCGCCGCCTACCAAACAAGGCCAATCGGCTGATCCCGTTGATGCTGGAGACGCAGGTGCCCATTGTCTGCGTAGTCCGCGGTTGGGCGATCGGGCTGGGCTTCCACATCGCGCTGGCGTCAGACTTCTGTGTCGCCACCGACGACGCCCGGTTTTGGGAACCCTTTATGGCCCGGGGTTTCACCCCGGACAGCGGCGCGGCCTGGTTGCTCCCGCGGCTCATCGGATTGGTACGAACCCGGCGACTGCTGATGCTGGGTCAGGAGCTCACCGGAGCCGCCGCCGCCGAGTGGGGCATCATCCATGGCGCCTGCGCATCCGACGAATTGCCCTCGGTGGCGGAACAACTCGTCAGAGAACTGGGTGAAGCGCCCACGGTTTCGCTCGGACTCACCAAGTGGCTGCTGCACAGCGGCAACGGCCTCGATCTTGATCGCCATCTCCAAAACGAGGCGTTAGCACTCGAATTATCTAGTCGCAGCGAGGATTTCAAGGAGGGCCTGACAGCGTTCCGCGACAAACGCGACGCAGAATTCTCGGGCCGCTGA
- a CDS encoding acyl-CoA dehydrogenase family protein, whose translation MTQLPITPGTPVDEAVAVVRQWIDAEVPAAWRSAAAEGPAVLRAVRTPADYRRWYPQFAGTGLVAPTWLPDHGGLGVHNDVARAIEGVLAPLRLARLNPLGLNNAAAALFSHGTEEQRRRFLPPIVRNEEKWCQLFSEPGAGSDLASLATRAVRDGVGDDADWVISGQKVWTTWADEADFAILLARTDPDQPKHKGITYFLLDMRQPGVEVRPLRQITGEAEFNEVFLDEARVPDAHRVGAVNDGWRVSASTLSSERQMVSGSGSGGMGRLGGSSADRLITLAKETGRWADPVIRNKVMRLWAQEQVRGWTNERVRAALSAGQSPGAASSIGKVHQATLNQQIQDLMVDLLGTATIAWPATDDPDALPRDVQGMMRSLANGTEGGTTDINKNILGERVLGLPKEPDPWKGKPWKGIPRS comes from the coding sequence ATGACACAGCTACCGATCACCCCGGGCACCCCGGTCGACGAGGCGGTCGCGGTAGTGCGGCAATGGATCGACGCCGAGGTTCCGGCCGCGTGGCGTTCGGCCGCGGCCGAGGGACCAGCGGTGCTGCGGGCCGTCCGCACCCCCGCCGACTACCGGCGCTGGTACCCGCAATTCGCCGGCACGGGCCTGGTGGCGCCCACATGGCTCCCCGACCACGGGGGCCTCGGCGTCCACAACGATGTCGCGCGCGCAATCGAAGGCGTGCTCGCGCCGCTGCGTCTGGCGCGACTCAATCCGCTGGGGCTCAACAACGCTGCCGCCGCGTTGTTCAGCCACGGGACCGAAGAGCAACGCCGACGTTTCCTGCCACCGATCGTGCGTAACGAGGAGAAGTGGTGCCAGTTGTTCAGCGAGCCGGGGGCGGGCTCGGATCTCGCGTCGCTCGCCACCAGAGCGGTCCGCGACGGCGTGGGAGACGACGCCGACTGGGTGATCTCCGGCCAAAAGGTATGGACCACGTGGGCCGACGAGGCTGATTTCGCGATCCTGTTGGCGCGGACCGATCCCGATCAGCCCAAACACAAGGGCATCACGTACTTCCTGCTCGACATGCGCCAGCCGGGTGTCGAGGTGCGACCGCTTCGGCAGATCACCGGTGAGGCCGAATTCAACGAGGTGTTCCTCGACGAAGCGCGGGTCCCCGATGCCCACCGCGTCGGCGCCGTCAACGATGGCTGGCGCGTCAGTGCTTCGACGCTGTCCAGTGAGCGACAGATGGTGTCGGGCTCGGGTTCGGGTGGGATGGGCCGCCTCGGTGGCTCGAGCGCCGATCGTCTGATCACACTCGCCAAGGAGACCGGCCGCTGGGCCGATCCGGTGATCCGGAACAAGGTGATGCGCCTGTGGGCGCAAGAGCAGGTCCGCGGCTGGACCAATGAGCGTGTGCGCGCCGCGCTTTCAGCCGGACAGTCACCGGGTGCGGCGTCCTCGATCGGCAAGGTGCACCAGGCCACCCTCAATCAGCAGATTCAGGACCTGATGGTCGATCTGCTGGGTACGGCGACGATCGCCTGGCCCGCCACCGACGATCCGGACGCGCTGCCCCGGGACGTCCAGGGGATGATGCGCAGCCTCGCCAACGGGACCGAGGGGGGCACCACCGACATCAACAAGAACATCCTCGGCGAGCGTGTCCTCGGGTTACCCAAGGAGCCTGACCCCTGGAAAGGCAAGCCCTGGAAGGGCATCCCCCGCTCGTGA
- a CDS encoding SDR family NAD(P)-dependent oxidoreductase codes for MTLGGHTVLVTGSGAGVGRGIAMALAADGAHVVVASRSDTGVADEISARGHAAIWARCDVTAPEEVVDAVGVAVAATGRLDAVVHNATSNRSSQPHRLEEVDRALWEEHVSVSVRGARHCAAAAFDALRERDGSFLVFTSPAGIEGSATLPLYATVKGALRGFAKSLAREWATHGITVNVVSPLAYSPAMTAAIEADAAMEERLSRRIPIGRIGDPERDIGSAVSFLVGPSARYITGQTLGVDGGHFMNL; via the coding sequence ATGACGCTCGGCGGCCATACGGTCCTGGTGACCGGCTCGGGCGCCGGCGTGGGCCGCGGTATCGCGATGGCATTGGCCGCCGACGGTGCGCATGTCGTCGTCGCATCCCGCTCCGACACCGGTGTCGCCGACGAAATATCCGCGCGCGGTCATGCTGCGATCTGGGCGCGCTGCGATGTCACGGCGCCGGAAGAGGTCGTCGATGCCGTCGGCGTCGCCGTCGCCGCAACGGGACGACTCGACGCCGTCGTGCACAACGCCACGAGCAACAGATCCAGTCAGCCGCATCGGCTCGAGGAGGTCGACCGCGCACTATGGGAGGAGCATGTCTCCGTGTCGGTGCGCGGCGCTCGACACTGCGCCGCCGCGGCGTTCGATGCGCTGCGCGAGCGCGACGGGTCATTCCTGGTCTTCACGTCGCCTGCAGGTATCGAGGGCAGCGCGACGCTCCCCCTTTACGCGACGGTGAAAGGTGCGCTTCGCGGTTTCGCCAAGAGCCTCGCCCGCGAGTGGGCGACGCACGGGATCACCGTCAACGTCGTCTCGCCGTTGGCGTACTCTCCGGCAATGACCGCCGCGATCGAAGCGGACGCCGCGATGGAAGAACGCCTCTCCCGCAGGATCCCGATCGGCCGGATCGGCGATCCCGAACGCGACATCGGGTCCGCGGTGTCCTTCCTGGTTGGGCCGTCAGCGAGATACATCACCGGTCAGACGCTGGGTGTCGACGGTGGGCATTTCATGAACCTCTGA
- a CDS encoding class I adenylate-forming enzyme family protein, protein MTSRPAAQTYWSLVETAARAHPDWVVLADDYGRRLSCAQLRDSALTCAAALAQRGIGAGTVVSWQLPTTLETMVVMTALARLGAMQNPVLPIWRESELQLVTTQLGTEVMIVPGLWRDFDHTALAYQLARERAGERPMSVVVVDHDAPINDGLRLPAGDPRALPPPPSGGEEPRWIYYSSGTTAAPKGARHCDRSVIAGSAGVIGIVGASSRDVNPIAFPVSHIGGAAMLAAALLTGMKLVLFDAFDPVETPVAIAAHRPTLLGSATPFFVAFMAAHAKHGDEPLYPDLRGCVGGGAPITAELGHQVRQTLSVDGVANAWGLTEFPVATSQAPNGPAELLDHTVGKPVAGVAIRVVDRAGQQVPRGTEGELRLKGPQCFLGYVDASLDAEAFDAEGWFRTGDLGRIDDDGNVVVTGRIKDAIIRNAENISALEVEGVLASHPAVADVAVIGVPDERTGERVCAVVVVRPGAAVTLSSVFEHCQARGLSKHKTPERLEIVDALPRNLTGKVLKTELRARFGRR, encoded by the coding sequence ATGACCTCACGTCCTGCCGCGCAGACCTACTGGTCCCTGGTGGAGACCGCAGCGCGGGCGCACCCCGACTGGGTGGTCCTCGCGGACGACTATGGGCGCCGGCTGTCCTGCGCACAGCTGCGGGATTCCGCACTGACGTGTGCGGCGGCGCTCGCGCAGCGGGGGATCGGTGCGGGCACGGTGGTGTCCTGGCAACTGCCGACCACGCTGGAGACGATGGTCGTCATGACGGCGCTGGCGCGCCTCGGTGCGATGCAGAACCCGGTGCTGCCGATATGGCGGGAAAGCGAACTGCAGCTTGTGACAACACAACTCGGGACCGAAGTCATGATCGTCCCGGGATTGTGGCGCGACTTCGACCACACCGCGCTCGCGTATCAGCTCGCCCGTGAACGTGCCGGTGAGCGGCCCATGTCCGTCGTGGTCGTCGACCACGACGCACCCATCAACGACGGGCTCCGCCTGCCAGCCGGCGACCCGAGGGCGCTGCCACCGCCGCCGAGCGGCGGCGAGGAACCGCGGTGGATCTACTATTCGTCGGGCACGACGGCGGCACCGAAAGGAGCGCGGCACTGCGACCGGTCGGTCATCGCCGGCTCGGCAGGGGTCATCGGGATCGTCGGGGCGTCCAGTCGCGACGTCAACCCGATCGCGTTTCCGGTTTCGCACATCGGAGGCGCCGCGATGCTCGCCGCGGCCCTGCTCACCGGGATGAAGCTGGTGCTGTTCGACGCCTTCGACCCCGTCGAGACCCCCGTCGCCATCGCGGCGCATCGCCCGACTCTGCTGGGCAGCGCGACGCCCTTCTTCGTCGCCTTCATGGCGGCGCATGCGAAGCATGGTGACGAACCGCTCTACCCCGATCTGCGGGGCTGCGTCGGAGGGGGTGCGCCGATCACCGCCGAGCTCGGTCACCAAGTGCGACAAACGCTTTCGGTCGACGGCGTGGCCAATGCGTGGGGTTTGACCGAATTTCCGGTCGCCACCTCTCAGGCGCCGAACGGTCCCGCGGAGCTACTGGATCACACCGTTGGCAAACCGGTGGCCGGCGTTGCGATACGGGTCGTCGACCGAGCTGGACAGCAGGTGCCGCGTGGCACGGAGGGGGAGCTGCGGCTCAAGGGGCCGCAATGCTTCCTCGGCTACGTCGACGCATCTTTGGATGCAGAGGCCTTCGACGCCGAAGGATGGTTTCGCACAGGAGATCTGGGCCGCATCGACGACGACGGCAATGTCGTCGTCACCGGCCGGATCAAGGATGCGATCATCCGTAATGCGGAGAACATCTCGGCCTTGGAGGTCGAGGGTGTCCTGGCGAGTCACCCGGCGGTGGCCGACGTGGCCGTCATCGGTGTACCCGATGAACGGACCGGCGAGCGGGTATGCGCCGTCGTCGTGGTGCGCCCAGGCGCGGCGGTGACGCTCTCGTCGGTGTTCGAACACTGTCAAGCGCGAGGCCTGAGCAAGCACAAAACCCCCGAACGACTCGAAATCGTTGATGCGCTGCCTCGCAACCTCACCGGCAAGGTGCTCAAGACCGAACTGCGCGCCCGGTTTGGGAGGCGGTGA
- a CDS encoding enoyl-CoA hydratase/isomerase family protein, whose amino-acid sequence MTYQRLIVERRGPVGWIINDRPDRLNAYDVVMREEFPRAWAELNTDPDVRVIVHTGNGRAFQVGADVEELDGEAVLQFQETMRTLDLKLSAWHCNVEKPVITAVNGVCAGGGLHWVADADIVIASSDATFVDPHVSIGQVSALETIALMRKMPAEAVLRMALVGSHERLSAQRAYELGMISQVVDPPDSLRDVAQELAEKIARNSPAAMRATKRALWGALEYGLTDACREGAKHLTSMWGHPDQNEGPLAFADKRTPNWAPLEADS is encoded by the coding sequence ATGACATACCAGAGACTCATCGTCGAACGGCGCGGTCCCGTCGGATGGATCATCAATGACCGCCCAGATCGCCTCAATGCCTACGACGTCGTGATGCGGGAGGAATTTCCCAGGGCGTGGGCGGAATTGAACACCGATCCCGATGTCCGCGTCATCGTGCACACCGGAAACGGACGGGCCTTTCAGGTCGGCGCCGATGTCGAGGAACTCGACGGCGAGGCCGTGCTGCAATTTCAGGAGACCATGCGCACACTGGATCTGAAGTTGAGCGCCTGGCACTGCAATGTCGAGAAGCCGGTCATCACCGCCGTCAATGGCGTGTGTGCGGGCGGCGGATTGCACTGGGTGGCCGACGCCGACATCGTCATCGCGTCGTCGGATGCGACGTTCGTCGACCCCCATGTGTCGATAGGTCAGGTCAGCGCGCTGGAGACGATCGCGCTGATGCGCAAGATGCCCGCCGAGGCAGTGTTACGGATGGCACTCGTCGGCAGCCACGAACGGCTCAGTGCCCAACGGGCATACGAGCTCGGCATGATCAGCCAGGTGGTCGACCCACCCGACAGTCTGCGTGATGTCGCGCAGGAACTCGCCGAAAAGATTGCCAGGAACTCCCCCGCAGCGATGCGGGCCACCAAGCGGGCACTATGGGGCGCGCTCGAATACGGGCTGACGGACGCATGCCGAGAAGGCGCGAAGCACCTGACATCGATGTGGGGGCACCCGGACCAGAACGAGGGGCCGCTTGCCTTCGCGGACAAGCGAACTCCGAATTGGGCTCCGCTGGAGGCCGATTCGTGA
- a CDS encoding SDR family oxidoreductase: MTIIALDPAPALSMALDEIGDTIVIEAVGADETMWRALVALQTTWRSMRPRGGRIVLVLSTVGMAGAAGAVPYTTALEGIRAMAKSAARQWASAAIGVNIIAAPARLFATPVDASHLTIAAVRDDEKLIGSIVETALFLLRPDIEHVTGETIVVDGGSVMLP, encoded by the coding sequence GTGACCATCATCGCCCTCGACCCGGCGCCGGCACTGTCGATGGCGCTGGATGAGATCGGGGACACCATCGTCATAGAGGCGGTCGGGGCCGACGAGACGATGTGGCGGGCACTGGTCGCGCTGCAGACCACATGGCGGTCGATGCGGCCGCGGGGCGGACGGATCGTGCTGGTGCTGTCCACGGTCGGCATGGCGGGCGCCGCTGGCGCGGTGCCCTACACGACCGCTCTCGAAGGCATTCGGGCGATGGCCAAGTCCGCTGCGCGGCAATGGGCCTCAGCAGCGATCGGGGTCAACATCATCGCGGCTCCCGCACGCCTCTTCGCGACCCCGGTTGACGCCTCGCATCTGACCATCGCCGCGGTGCGCGACGACGAAAAGTTGATTGGGTCGATCGTCGAGACCGCACTGTTTCTGCTTCGTCCCGACATCGAGCACGTGACCGGCGAAACCATCGTCGTCGACGGTGGATCGGTGATGCTGCCATGA
- a CDS encoding amidohydrolase family protein — MLEARVNDDKTFEVWDADNHMYETIDAYTRYLPEKYSEALKFIDVNGRKKLQILGTVTECIPNPTYEVIPTPGAWSDYFRGINPEGKTLRELAEPIRCPDEFRRPDLRLALMDRQGVYGAVMFPTTAGMLEERIKSDTELTHAVTHAFNRWLLDDWTFNYKDRIFPVPAISLNDPALGVQELEWCLNNGARTVLIRPAPVPRADGTSRSPALPEFDDFWRLVENSGISVQMHNSDSGYERYVDDWEEATEFNGFALSKLRGFIYEESRNIFDTLAAFIAHGVFERFPGVRIGVVENGGSWAHRLLDVFDRVYRKRPYDFSEHPCDVFRRHVWINPFHEEDMSHLIDILGADRVMFGSDYPHPEGLAEPADFVKELGDLPAATTARVMGGNLKELIGI, encoded by the coding sequence ATGCTGGAGGCGCGGGTGAACGACGACAAAACGTTCGAAGTGTGGGACGCCGACAATCACATGTACGAAACCATCGACGCTTACACCCGGTATCTGCCGGAGAAGTACTCCGAGGCGCTGAAGTTCATCGACGTCAACGGCCGCAAGAAGCTACAGATTTTGGGCACGGTCACCGAGTGCATCCCCAACCCGACATACGAGGTGATCCCCACTCCGGGCGCTTGGTCCGATTACTTCCGGGGCATAAACCCAGAGGGCAAGACATTGCGGGAACTTGCCGAACCGATCCGCTGCCCCGATGAGTTCCGGCGGCCCGACCTACGCCTGGCGCTGATGGACCGGCAGGGCGTCTACGGCGCCGTGATGTTTCCGACGACAGCGGGCATGCTCGAAGAAAGGATCAAATCCGACACCGAGCTCACCCACGCGGTCACGCATGCGTTCAATCGGTGGTTACTCGACGACTGGACATTCAACTACAAGGACCGAATCTTCCCCGTTCCTGCGATCTCGCTGAACGATCCCGCGCTGGGCGTGCAGGAGCTCGAATGGTGCCTGAACAATGGCGCCCGGACGGTACTGATCCGGCCGGCACCCGTTCCGCGCGCGGACGGCACGTCGCGGTCGCCGGCGCTGCCGGAGTTCGACGATTTCTGGCGACTGGTCGAGAATTCCGGTATCTCGGTGCAGATGCACAACTCGGACTCCGGCTATGAGCGCTACGTCGACGACTGGGAGGAAGCTACGGAGTTCAACGGATTCGCGCTGAGCAAGCTGCGTGGTTTCATCTACGAGGAGAGCCGAAACATCTTCGACACTCTTGCGGCCTTCATCGCGCACGGGGTCTTCGAGCGGTTCCCCGGGGTACGCATCGGCGTGGTCGAGAACGGCGGCTCGTGGGCACACCGCCTGTTGGACGTGTTCGACCGCGTATACCGCAAGAGGCCATACGACTTCAGCGAGCATCCCTGCGATGTCTTCCGCAGACACGTGTGGATCAACCCGTTCCACGAGGAGGACATGTCGCACCTCATCGACATCCTGGGTGCGGATCGCGTGATGTTCGGGTCGGACTACCCGCATCCCGAGGGACTGGCCGAGCCCGCGGACTTCGTCAAGGAACTCGGGGATCTCCCCGCGGCGACCACCGCACGAGTGATGGGTGGCAACCTCAAAGAGCTCATCGGGATCTAG
- a CDS encoding enoyl-CoA hydratase/isomerase family protein: protein MSGYKRVVVTKADGIGWLILNRPDAGNAFDALMLDELESAWAVLDADPGVQVIVNTANGKAFCTGMDVVQVARDKEAMRLHSRRTRDAELKISSWHCGVWKPVIAAVNGVCAGGGLHLVADADIVIAAEGASFVDPHVSIGQAVAYEAITLLRKSPMEAALRMTLSGRTERLSSQRAHQLGIVSEVVPTDQLRAAAGRLAAAIATNSPTAMRATKKALWRSLEVGMTQARSDATDEIWRLRNHPDHAEGVRAWREKRIPQWQPLPDVAEVS, encoded by the coding sequence GTGAGTGGCTATAAACGCGTGGTGGTGACCAAGGCCGACGGGATCGGCTGGCTGATTCTCAACCGGCCCGACGCGGGCAACGCCTTCGACGCCCTGATGCTCGACGAACTCGAATCCGCGTGGGCCGTGCTCGATGCCGACCCCGGGGTCCAAGTGATCGTCAACACCGCCAACGGCAAGGCATTCTGCACCGGAATGGATGTCGTCCAGGTCGCGCGGGACAAGGAGGCCATGCGACTTCACTCCCGCCGAACAAGAGACGCCGAGCTGAAGATCTCGTCGTGGCACTGCGGCGTCTGGAAGCCGGTGATCGCCGCGGTTAATGGGGTGTGCGCCGGGGGCGGTCTGCATCTGGTGGCCGACGCCGACATCGTGATCGCGGCCGAGGGCGCGTCGTTCGTCGACCCCCACGTGTCGATCGGCCAGGCAGTCGCCTACGAGGCCATCACGCTGCTGCGCAAGTCTCCGATGGAGGCCGCGCTTCGAATGACGCTGAGCGGCAGGACTGAACGCCTCTCGTCGCAACGCGCCCACCAGTTGGGGATTGTGTCCGAGGTCGTGCCGACTGATCAACTCCGGGCGGCAGCGGGGCGACTCGCGGCCGCGATCGCCACGAATTCGCCGACCGCGATGCGCGCCACCAAGAAGGCCCTCTGGCGCTCCCTGGAAGTCGGAATGACGCAGGCGCGCAGCGATGCCACCGATGAGATCTGGCGACTGCGCAATCACCCGGACCACGCCGAGGGCGTCCGGGCGTGGCGCGAGAAGCGCATACCGCAGTGGCAACCGCTGCCAGATGTCGCGGAGGTTTCATGA
- a CDS encoding class I adenylate-forming enzyme family protein: protein MSLVGLLDGLPEVAVHMAGSRESQMSREELAASADQLSTLLTDSGLAIGQVVAAMLPNDATTVAALFGTWCAGGVYTPLNPRAADAEIVSQLETLRPVAIVTTPELAERFTTFGLPVLRGKDGSWSTTAGSRNPIDPRQYDADVALLQFTSGTTGPPKPVPLRHTTVLDLIDRLLAKLRGTKPASKPADKPKRPPMPNLVPLSLSLWAGIYQVLFAFRAGSGVVLMDRFSPSDFAALVQRHQLRSTVLPPAALTMVLHDDSVADLAPLKIVRSITAPLSPVQARRFRDKFGVIVLNSYGQTELGGEVVGWSAADAREWGETKLGSVGRPLPGIDVTIADDEVMVRTPTTAARKIDPTFLDRLTDDGWFHTGDLGWFDDDGFLWLDGRVSDMINRGGLKVFPGTVEDVLLAADGVREAAVVGVPDDRLGEVPWAFVVRSDDSVSEDGLVSWCRERLTPYRVPVRVLFVHELPRNDVGKVVKRDLAARAGA, encoded by the coding sequence GTGAGTCTCGTCGGGCTGCTGGACGGTTTGCCCGAGGTCGCCGTGCACATGGCCGGGTCCAGGGAAAGCCAAATGTCGCGCGAAGAGTTGGCTGCCAGTGCGGATCAGCTCAGCACATTGCTCACTGACAGCGGACTGGCTATCGGCCAGGTGGTCGCCGCGATGCTGCCCAACGACGCCACCACCGTCGCCGCGCTGTTCGGCACGTGGTGCGCCGGCGGCGTATACACACCGCTGAACCCTAGGGCGGCCGATGCGGAGATCGTCAGCCAGCTCGAGACTTTGCGTCCCGTCGCCATCGTCACGACTCCCGAACTGGCCGAACGCTTCACGACGTTCGGGTTGCCGGTACTGCGGGGCAAGGACGGGTCGTGGTCAACGACCGCTGGGTCTCGAAATCCCATCGATCCTCGGCAGTACGACGCCGATGTGGCCCTACTGCAGTTCACGTCAGGCACCACGGGTCCGCCGAAACCGGTGCCGCTCCGTCACACCACGGTGCTCGATCTGATTGACCGGCTGCTGGCCAAACTCCGCGGGACGAAACCTGCCTCCAAACCCGCTGACAAACCAAAGCGCCCGCCGATGCCGAACCTGGTGCCCTTATCGTTGTCGCTGTGGGCCGGCATCTACCAGGTGTTGTTCGCCTTCCGGGCCGGCTCGGGCGTCGTGCTGATGGACCGGTTCTCTCCGTCGGATTTCGCCGCGCTGGTCCAGCGACACCAATTGCGCTCCACGGTGCTGCCACCCGCGGCGCTGACCATGGTTCTGCACGACGACTCGGTGGCCGACCTCGCGCCACTGAAGATCGTGCGGTCGATCACCGCTCCCCTGTCGCCCGTTCAGGCGCGCCGGTTCCGGGACAAGTTCGGGGTGATAGTGCTGAACTCCTACGGCCAGACCGAACTCGGGGGCGAGGTGGTGGGCTGGTCGGCCGCCGATGCCCGCGAGTGGGGCGAGACCAAACTGGGTTCGGTCGGCAGGCCGCTGCCCGGCATCGACGTCACGATCGCCGACGACGAGGTGATGGTCCGCACGCCCACGACGGCCGCCCGGAAGATCGATCCAACCTTCCTGGACCGACTCACCGACGACGGCTGGTTCCACACCGGCGACCTCGGCTGGTTCGACGACGACGGCTTCCTCTGGCTCGACGGCCGGGTATCGGACATGATCAATCGCGGTGGCCTCAAAGTGTTTCCCGGCACCGTGGAGGACGTCCTGCTGGCTGCCGACGGCGTGCGCGAAGCCGCTGTGGTGGGTGTTCCGGACGACCGGCTGGGCGAGGTGCCATGGGCGTTCGTCGTGCGAAGCGATGATTCGGTCTCCGAAGACGGTCTCGTGTCGTGGTGCCGAGAGCGCCTGACGCCCTACCGGGTTCCGGTACGCGTGCTCTTCGTCCACGAGTTGCCGCGCAACGATGTCGGCAAGGTGGTCAAACGCGACCTGGCAGCGCGGGCGGGCGCGTGA